In the genome of Danio rerio strain Tuebingen ecotype United States chromosome 23, GRCz12tu, whole genome shotgun sequence, one region contains:
- the adnpb gene encoding activity-dependent neuroprotector homeobox b isoform X1 — translation MRAHTHLCTSGRRMFQLPVNNLSSLRKARKNVKKVLGDIGLDFCKEHVDDYKDFVPNEFYLKNTTWDDVCMWDPSMTKSQDYRSKPFCCSGCTFSSKFFSAYKSHFRNVHSEDFENRILLNCPYCTYNGNKKTLETHIRLFHMPNVVRQNTGGLHGAGVGLKDGARLEKTRDNIEQAVYYCKKCTYRDPLYNVVRKHIYREHFQHVAAPYLVRPGEKTTTPNGTTAGSGTGSTTDGGVANSMSTAIHCKRCLFVPRTYEALVQHVIEDHERIGYQVTAMIGHTNVVVPRAKPVIMVSPKSQSEKTVGGVMPKSAVVTGVRPLSTQQLSRIVIPKGSLNSSGLLSGVHLKQGVFGLKPGATQSLSIGGQQVQLSIPQQSQTSKPQLSASLRSAVSASASTSILKIPQLNSRVQAAATTVSAVTSKKGNSVIGTSYTQKWKICTICNELFPENVYSSHFEKEHKAEKVPAVANYIMKIHNFTSKCLYCNRYLPSDTLLNHMLIHGLSCPHCRATFNDVEKMVTHMRGVHPNESVGPRTDSPLTFDLTLQQGNPKNVQLIVTTYNMRDAPEESVAFHAQNNALPPSLQGNKQVTPTIPKIPSDASGAMPVKATPQAAVPYKKDIGKTLCPLCFSILKGPISDSLAHHLRDRHQVIQTVHPVEKKLTYKCIHCLGVYTSNMTASTITLHLVHCRGVSKTQNGRPAPSARVVQAQGAGLKRAGLANFDQTEPKRKKPDDQTGQSPSPSTEKHEEPVVFALDPKGYENESYETRKAFLTQYFNKQPYPTRREVEKLASSLWLWKSDIASHFSNRRRRCLLNCETLNTRVLMGFKMEDVLNLDHPLNFDSKCYFQNHKHDHKRRTTRFRIGRSANAILLRQKATTNGDLQQKHEMLPRVSSKALLYSNGQNAIIGSNCFDSVKSTLKSGALVNSEPISVDSDSDNEGNVQDASLTALSLSHEEPATNDKVEGSDSDVRENAHSENGYGSTDLLNETSQQDDECQSGITNKLEQSETQLTEQQV, via the exons gTAGAAGAATGTTTCAACTCCCAGTGAACAACCTCAGCAGTCTAAGAAAAGCTAggaaaaatgtgaaaaaggtgCTGGGTGACATTGGCTTGGATTTTTGCAAGGAACATGTTGAT gaCTACAAGGATTTTGTTCCCAATGAGTTCTACCTTAAGAACACCACATGGGATGATGTCTGCATGTGGGATCCCTCTATGACCAAATCACAA gatTACCGTTCAAAGCCGTTCTGTTGCTCAGGATGTACATTCTCCTCCAAGTTTTTCTCAGCCTACAAAAGTCACTTTCGCAATGTGCACAGCGAGGACTTCGAAAACCGTATTCTCCTGAACTGCCCCTATTGCACCTATAATGGGAACAAAAAGACTTTGGAGACACACATCAGGTTGTTTCATATGCCTAATGTTGTGCGTCAGAATACTGGAGGACTTCATGGGGCAGGGGTTGGTTTGAAAGATGGTGCTCGTCTGGAAAAGACACGTGATAATATAGAACAAGCAGTGTACTACTGCAAGAAATGCACTTACAGGGACCCACTGTATAATGTGGTACGAAAGCATATCTACCGGGAACATTTCCAACATGTTGCGGCACCATACTTGGTGAGGCCTGGCGAGAAGACAACAACACCAAATGGGACAACGGCAGGTTCTGGTACAGGGAGCACTACTGATGGTGGTGTTGCCAACAGTATGAGCACAGCCATCCACTGTAAACGGTGCCTCTTTGTTCCACGTACCTATGAAGCCCTTGTCCAACATGTCATTGAGGATCATGAGCGCATTGGTTATCAAGTAACTGCCATGATTGGACACACTAATGTAGTGGTACCTCGGGCCAAGCCTGTTATTATGGTCTCACCAAAATCTCAGAGCGAGAAAACTGTTGGTGGTGTAATGCCAAAGAGCGCAGTAGTGACTGGGGTAAGGCCTTTATCCACTCAGCAGTTAAGTCGAATTGTCATTCCTAAAGGGAGTTTGAACTCTAGTGGGCTCCTGTCAGGGGTTCACCTAAAACAGGGGGTATTTGGTTTGAAACCAGGGGCTACACAGTCCTTGTCGATTGGAGGACAACAAGTGCAACTCTCAATCCCTCAACAGTCTCAAACAAGCAAACCACAGCTCTCTGCTAGTCTCCGCAGCGCAGTTTCTGCATCTGCATCAACGTCCATACTAAAAATTCCACAATTGAACTCTCGAGTTCAGGCAGCAGCTACTACTGTGTCAGCCGTTACCTCCAAGAAGGGCAATTCTGTCATCGGCACATCTTACACTCAAAAATGGAAGATCTGCACTATCTGCAATGAACTCTTTCCAGAAAATGTGTACAGTTCACATTTTGAAAAAGAGCACAAAGCAGAAAAGGTTCCAGCAGTGGCCAATTACATTATGAAAATTCATAACTTTACCAGTAAATGCTTATACTGCAACCGTTACCTACCTAGTGACACACTTCTGAACCACATGTTGATACATGGCCTATCTTGCCCACACTGCAGGGCCACATTCAATGATGTGGAAAAAATGGTGACGCACATGCGAGGGGTGCATCCCAATGAATCTGTAGGGCCACGGACAGACTCCCCACTTACTTTTGACCTTACACTTCAGCAGGGAAATCCCAAGAATGTCCAGCTGATTGTCACCACATATAACATGCGGGATGCCCCAGAAGAATCTGTAGCATTCCATGCCCAAAATAATGCTTTACCACCATCATTGCAGGGGAATAAACAGGTTACGCCAACAATCCCAAAGATACCCTCAGATGCCTCAGGCGCCATGCCTGTTAAGGCTACGCCGCAAGCAGCTGTACCTTATAAGAAGGATATAGGAAAAACACTTTGTCCTTTATGCTTCTCGATTCTTAAGGGACCTATTTCAGATTCTCTTGCTCACCACTTGCGTGACCGCCATCAAGTTATTCAAACGGTTCACCCTGTGGAGAAGAAGTTGACCTACAAGTGCATCCATTGCCTTGGCGTCTACACTAGTAACATGACGGCTTCCACAATTACTTTGCATCTAGTGCACTGTCGTGGTGTCAGCAAAACTCAAAACGGCCGCCCTGCTCCCTCTGCAAGAGTTGTACAGGCTCAGGGGGCTGGTCTCAAACGTGCAGGTTTAGCAAACTTTGACCAAACTGAACCAAAGAGAAAAAAACCTGATGATCAGACCGGGCAGAGCCCATCACCTTCAACTGAGAAACACGAGGAGCCAGTAGTCTTTGCCTTGGATCCGAAGGGCTATGAGAATGAGTCCTACGAGACCCGAAAAGCTTTCCTCACTCAGTACTTCAACAAGCAGCCTTATCCCACTCGCCGGGAGGTGGAGAAGCTTGCGTCCAGCCTCTGGCTTTGGAAGTCTGACATTGCGAGCCACTTCTCAAATCGGAGGAGAAGATGTTTGCTGAATTGCGAAACTTTAAACACTCGGGTCCTGATGGGATTTAAAATGGAAGACGTTTTAAACTTGGATCATCCCTTGAACTTTGACTCAAAATGCTATTTCCAGAATCATAAACATGATCATAAAAGACGAACTACTCGATTTCGCATAGGTCGATCTGCCAATGCTATTCTCTTACGACAAAAAGCTACAACCAATGGTGACCTGCAGCAGAAGCATGAAATGCTACCAAGGGTTTCCAGCAAAGCTTTGCTCTACTCAAATGGTCAAAATGCTATCATAGGCAGCAACTGCTTTGATTCAGTAAAAAGCACCTTAAAATCTGGAGCGCTTGTCAATTCTGAACCAATTTCTGTAGACTCAGACAGTGATAATGAGGGGAATGTGCAGGATGCTAGTCTAACGGCTCTTTCGCTTAGCCATGAGGAACCAGCGACAAATGATAAAGTTGAAGGGAGTGACTCTGATGTCAGGGAGAATGCCCACAGCGAAAACGGTTACGGGTCAACAGACTTGTTAAATGAAACAAGCCAGCAAGATGACGAATGCCAGTCAGGTATCACAAACAAGCTTGAACAATCAGAGACTCAGTTAACCGAGCAACAGGTCTGA
- the adnpb gene encoding activity-dependent neuroprotector homeobox b, giving the protein MFQLPVNNLSSLRKARKNVKKVLGDIGLDFCKEHVDDYKDFVPNEFYLKNTTWDDVCMWDPSMTKSQDYRSKPFCCSGCTFSSKFFSAYKSHFRNVHSEDFENRILLNCPYCTYNGNKKTLETHIRLFHMPNVVRQNTGGLHGAGVGLKDGARLEKTRDNIEQAVYYCKKCTYRDPLYNVVRKHIYREHFQHVAAPYLVRPGEKTTTPNGTTAGSGTGSTTDGGVANSMSTAIHCKRCLFVPRTYEALVQHVIEDHERIGYQVTAMIGHTNVVVPRAKPVIMVSPKSQSEKTVGGVMPKSAVVTGVRPLSTQQLSRIVIPKGSLNSSGLLSGVHLKQGVFGLKPGATQSLSIGGQQVQLSIPQQSQTSKPQLSASLRSAVSASASTSILKIPQLNSRVQAAATTVSAVTSKKGNSVIGTSYTQKWKICTICNELFPENVYSSHFEKEHKAEKVPAVANYIMKIHNFTSKCLYCNRYLPSDTLLNHMLIHGLSCPHCRATFNDVEKMVTHMRGVHPNESVGPRTDSPLTFDLTLQQGNPKNVQLIVTTYNMRDAPEESVAFHAQNNALPPSLQGNKQVTPTIPKIPSDASGAMPVKATPQAAVPYKKDIGKTLCPLCFSILKGPISDSLAHHLRDRHQVIQTVHPVEKKLTYKCIHCLGVYTSNMTASTITLHLVHCRGVSKTQNGRPAPSARVVQAQGAGLKRAGLANFDQTEPKRKKPDDQTGQSPSPSTEKHEEPVVFALDPKGYENESYETRKAFLTQYFNKQPYPTRREVEKLASSLWLWKSDIASHFSNRRRRCLLNCETLNTRVLMGFKMEDVLNLDHPLNFDSKCYFQNHKHDHKRRTTRFRIGRSANAILLRQKATTNGDLQQKHEMLPRVSSKALLYSNGQNAIIGSNCFDSVKSTLKSGALVNSEPISVDSDSDNEGNVQDASLTALSLSHEEPATNDKVEGSDSDVRENAHSENGYGSTDLLNETSQQDDECQSGITNKLEQSETQLTEQQV; this is encoded by the exons ATGTTTCAACTCCCAGTGAACAACCTCAGCAGTCTAAGAAAAGCTAggaaaaatgtgaaaaaggtgCTGGGTGACATTGGCTTGGATTTTTGCAAGGAACATGTTGAT gaCTACAAGGATTTTGTTCCCAATGAGTTCTACCTTAAGAACACCACATGGGATGATGTCTGCATGTGGGATCCCTCTATGACCAAATCACAA gatTACCGTTCAAAGCCGTTCTGTTGCTCAGGATGTACATTCTCCTCCAAGTTTTTCTCAGCCTACAAAAGTCACTTTCGCAATGTGCACAGCGAGGACTTCGAAAACCGTATTCTCCTGAACTGCCCCTATTGCACCTATAATGGGAACAAAAAGACTTTGGAGACACACATCAGGTTGTTTCATATGCCTAATGTTGTGCGTCAGAATACTGGAGGACTTCATGGGGCAGGGGTTGGTTTGAAAGATGGTGCTCGTCTGGAAAAGACACGTGATAATATAGAACAAGCAGTGTACTACTGCAAGAAATGCACTTACAGGGACCCACTGTATAATGTGGTACGAAAGCATATCTACCGGGAACATTTCCAACATGTTGCGGCACCATACTTGGTGAGGCCTGGCGAGAAGACAACAACACCAAATGGGACAACGGCAGGTTCTGGTACAGGGAGCACTACTGATGGTGGTGTTGCCAACAGTATGAGCACAGCCATCCACTGTAAACGGTGCCTCTTTGTTCCACGTACCTATGAAGCCCTTGTCCAACATGTCATTGAGGATCATGAGCGCATTGGTTATCAAGTAACTGCCATGATTGGACACACTAATGTAGTGGTACCTCGGGCCAAGCCTGTTATTATGGTCTCACCAAAATCTCAGAGCGAGAAAACTGTTGGTGGTGTAATGCCAAAGAGCGCAGTAGTGACTGGGGTAAGGCCTTTATCCACTCAGCAGTTAAGTCGAATTGTCATTCCTAAAGGGAGTTTGAACTCTAGTGGGCTCCTGTCAGGGGTTCACCTAAAACAGGGGGTATTTGGTTTGAAACCAGGGGCTACACAGTCCTTGTCGATTGGAGGACAACAAGTGCAACTCTCAATCCCTCAACAGTCTCAAACAAGCAAACCACAGCTCTCTGCTAGTCTCCGCAGCGCAGTTTCTGCATCTGCATCAACGTCCATACTAAAAATTCCACAATTGAACTCTCGAGTTCAGGCAGCAGCTACTACTGTGTCAGCCGTTACCTCCAAGAAGGGCAATTCTGTCATCGGCACATCTTACACTCAAAAATGGAAGATCTGCACTATCTGCAATGAACTCTTTCCAGAAAATGTGTACAGTTCACATTTTGAAAAAGAGCACAAAGCAGAAAAGGTTCCAGCAGTGGCCAATTACATTATGAAAATTCATAACTTTACCAGTAAATGCTTATACTGCAACCGTTACCTACCTAGTGACACACTTCTGAACCACATGTTGATACATGGCCTATCTTGCCCACACTGCAGGGCCACATTCAATGATGTGGAAAAAATGGTGACGCACATGCGAGGGGTGCATCCCAATGAATCTGTAGGGCCACGGACAGACTCCCCACTTACTTTTGACCTTACACTTCAGCAGGGAAATCCCAAGAATGTCCAGCTGATTGTCACCACATATAACATGCGGGATGCCCCAGAAGAATCTGTAGCATTCCATGCCCAAAATAATGCTTTACCACCATCATTGCAGGGGAATAAACAGGTTACGCCAACAATCCCAAAGATACCCTCAGATGCCTCAGGCGCCATGCCTGTTAAGGCTACGCCGCAAGCAGCTGTACCTTATAAGAAGGATATAGGAAAAACACTTTGTCCTTTATGCTTCTCGATTCTTAAGGGACCTATTTCAGATTCTCTTGCTCACCACTTGCGTGACCGCCATCAAGTTATTCAAACGGTTCACCCTGTGGAGAAGAAGTTGACCTACAAGTGCATCCATTGCCTTGGCGTCTACACTAGTAACATGACGGCTTCCACAATTACTTTGCATCTAGTGCACTGTCGTGGTGTCAGCAAAACTCAAAACGGCCGCCCTGCTCCCTCTGCAAGAGTTGTACAGGCTCAGGGGGCTGGTCTCAAACGTGCAGGTTTAGCAAACTTTGACCAAACTGAACCAAAGAGAAAAAAACCTGATGATCAGACCGGGCAGAGCCCATCACCTTCAACTGAGAAACACGAGGAGCCAGTAGTCTTTGCCTTGGATCCGAAGGGCTATGAGAATGAGTCCTACGAGACCCGAAAAGCTTTCCTCACTCAGTACTTCAACAAGCAGCCTTATCCCACTCGCCGGGAGGTGGAGAAGCTTGCGTCCAGCCTCTGGCTTTGGAAGTCTGACATTGCGAGCCACTTCTCAAATCGGAGGAGAAGATGTTTGCTGAATTGCGAAACTTTAAACACTCGGGTCCTGATGGGATTTAAAATGGAAGACGTTTTAAACTTGGATCATCCCTTGAACTTTGACTCAAAATGCTATTTCCAGAATCATAAACATGATCATAAAAGACGAACTACTCGATTTCGCATAGGTCGATCTGCCAATGCTATTCTCTTACGACAAAAAGCTACAACCAATGGTGACCTGCAGCAGAAGCATGAAATGCTACCAAGGGTTTCCAGCAAAGCTTTGCTCTACTCAAATGGTCAAAATGCTATCATAGGCAGCAACTGCTTTGATTCAGTAAAAAGCACCTTAAAATCTGGAGCGCTTGTCAATTCTGAACCAATTTCTGTAGACTCAGACAGTGATAATGAGGGGAATGTGCAGGATGCTAGTCTAACGGCTCTTTCGCTTAGCCATGAGGAACCAGCGACAAATGATAAAGTTGAAGGGAGTGACTCTGATGTCAGGGAGAATGCCCACAGCGAAAACGGTTACGGGTCAACAGACTTGTTAAATGAAACAAGCCAGCAAGATGACGAATGCCAGTCAGGTATCACAAACAAGCTTGAACAATCAGAGACTCAGTTAACCGAGCAACAGGTCTGA